Proteins co-encoded in one Marinitoga sp. 38H-ov genomic window:
- the coaD gene encoding pantetheine-phosphate adenylyltransferase, with protein MLRAIYPGSFDPITYGHINLIKRASKVVDELYIAILNNINKKYFFSCEERLELTKMALKEFNNIHVESYSGLLVDYAKKKEINVIIRGLRAVSDFEYELQLANANRSLNKDIEILFLMTDTEYSFISSSIVKEVAKYGGNISQWVPKNVEDAIIKKISNNNV; from the coding sequence ATGTTAAGAGCTATTTATCCCGGAAGCTTTGATCCAATTACATATGGGCATATAAATTTAATTAAAAGAGCCTCTAAGGTTGTTGATGAATTATATATAGCAATACTTAATAATATTAATAAAAAATATTTTTTTTCATGTGAGGAAAGATTAGAATTAACCAAAATGGCTTTAAAAGAATTTAATAATATACATGTCGAAAGTTATTCAGGATTATTAGTAGATTATGCTAAAAAAAAGGAGATAAATGTAATTATACGAGGTCTTCGTGCTGTTTCTGATTTTGAATATGAATTACAACTCGCAAATGCTAACAGGTCCCTAAACAAAGATATAGAAATATTATTTCTTATGACTGATACTGAATATTCTTTTATTTCTTCTTCAATTGTTAAGGAAGTTGCAAAATATGGTGGTAATATTTCTCAGTGGGTACCTAAAAATGTGGAAGATGCTATAATTAAAAAAATTAGTAATAACAATGTCTAA
- the mnmA gene encoding tRNA 2-thiouridine(34) synthase MnmA, whose translation MKKRLIMLMSGGVDSSVAAYLAIKEGYEVIGVHFKTIPDEVFLKIPEKKKICCSPSDTYDAMRIAKKLGFELKVIKVYEDFKEKIIDYFINEYKSGYTPNPCMLCNKFFKFGLAIDLLEKFNADIVASGHYAIQEFSKKYNKNIIKKGIDKSKDQSYFLAYINKDYIPKIYFPNGKYTKDEIRKIAETLDMNISKKIDSQELCFIPDNDYRRFLKENNVEISKGEVLNLDGEVIGEHTGYTNYTIGQRTGITYFKNPNIKMHVYKILPDKNQIIVAPTDKVYFNGLIANDFNFLVDFEKIEAKCRIRKKNEEKEAYIEKIDKNKIKVIFKEPIFAVTPGQFAVVYDNEGVILGAGKIESYL comes from the coding sequence TTGAAGAAAAGATTAATAATGCTGATGAGCGGGGGAGTTGATAGTTCAGTTGCCGCTTATTTGGCAATCAAAGAAGGATATGAAGTAATTGGGGTCCATTTTAAAACTATTCCCGATGAAGTCTTTTTAAAAATACCTGAAAAGAAAAAAATTTGTTGTAGCCCATCAGATACATATGATGCAATGAGAATAGCTAAAAAACTAGGTTTTGAGCTAAAAGTTATTAAAGTATATGAAGATTTCAAAGAAAAAATTATTGACTATTTTATTAACGAATATAAAAGTGGTTATACACCAAATCCTTGTATGTTATGCAATAAGTTCTTTAAATTTGGTTTAGCTATTGACTTATTAGAAAAATTCAATGCAGATATTGTAGCTTCAGGACACTATGCTATACAGGAATTTTCCAAAAAATATAATAAAAATATAATAAAAAAAGGTATAGACAAATCTAAAGATCAATCTTATTTTTTAGCATATATAAATAAGGATTATATTCCGAAAATATATTTTCCTAACGGAAAATATACTAAAGATGAAATTAGAAAAATAGCAGAAACTTTAGATATGAACATTTCAAAAAAAATAGACAGTCAAGAATTATGTTTTATACCTGATAATGACTATAGAAGATTTCTAAAAGAAAATAATGTAGAAATAAGTAAAGGAGAAGTTTTAAACTTAGATGGTGAAGTTATTGGCGAACATACAGGATATACTAATTACACTATTGGTCAAAGAACAGGAATTACATATTTTAAAAATCCTAATATAAAAATGCATGTATATAAAATTCTTCCCGATAAGAATCAAATTATAGTTGCACCTACTGATAAGGTTTATTTTAATGGATTAATTGCTAATGATTTTAATTTTTTAGTTGATTTTGAAAAAATTGAAGCAAAATGTAGAATTAGAAAGAAAAATGAAGAAAAAGAAGCATATATTGAAAAGATTGACAAAAATAAAATAAAAGTTATTTTTAAAGAACCTATATTCGCAGTTACTCCTGGCCAATTTGCTGTTGTTTATGATAATGAGGGGGTAATCTTAGGTGCCGGTAAGATAGAAAGCTATTTATAG
- the tsf gene encoding translation elongation factor Ts, with product MNISAADVKKLRDATGAGMMDCKKALIEAEGDFDKAVDILRIKGAAKAAKKAGRGTGEGIVYSYIHHNERVGVLLELNCETDFVARTEDFHELAKQISLQIAAMKPRWVKREDVPEEVIAKEKEIYTEEMKESGKPAHIVEKIVENKLNKFFEDNCLLEQEFVFADEKGTKIQDLITSAIAKIGENIQVSRFARFEIGE from the coding sequence ATGAATATTTCTGCTGCAGATGTAAAAAAATTAAGAGATGCTACCGGTGCTGGAATGATGGATTGTAAAAAAGCTTTAATTGAAGCTGAAGGTGATTTTGATAAAGCTGTTGATATCTTAAGAATAAAAGGAGCTGCAAAAGCTGCAAAAAAAGCTGGAAGAGGTACTGGTGAAGGTATAGTATATTCTTATATTCACCATAATGAAAGAGTTGGAGTTTTATTAGAATTAAATTGTGAAACAGATTTTGTTGCTAGAACTGAAGATTTCCATGAATTAGCAAAACAAATTTCATTACAAATTGCAGCTATGAAACCAAGATGGGTTAAAAGAGAAGATGTTCCAGAAGAAGTTATTGCAAAAGAAAAAGAAATATATACAGAAGAAATGAAAGAATCTGGAAAACCTGCACATATTGTTGAAAAAATTGTAGAAAATAAATTAAATAAATTCTTTGAAGATAATTGTTTATTAGAGCAAGAATTCGTATTTGCTGATGAAAAGGGTACAAAAATACAAGATCTTATTACATCTGCTATTGCTAAAATAGGAGAAAATATACAAGTTTCAAGATTTGCAAGATTTGAAATTGGTGAATAA
- a CDS encoding Rrf2 family transcriptional regulator: MGLTVKSSYALRALYELANFHYNGIKRVSINDLSKKQKIPKDFLEKIFSELREHGIVDSVRGRYGGYALTKNPKDLKLSEVIYVLDKPFQSYECVITGKCETLGSDCAVGYVWKMVNTVLMKELSKITLADLLEIGKKLELMGGNTVEEKINNADERGS; this comes from the coding sequence ATGGGATTAACTGTAAAAAGTAGTTATGCTTTAAGAGCTTTGTATGAATTGGCTAATTTTCATTATAATGGTATAAAAAGAGTTTCAATAAATGACTTATCTAAGAAACAAAAAATACCTAAAGATTTTTTAGAAAAAATCTTTAGTGAGTTAAGAGAACATGGAATAGTCGACTCTGTAAGAGGTAGATATGGCGGATATGCATTAACCAAAAATCCAAAAGATTTAAAATTAAGCGAAGTGATATATGTATTGGATAAACCATTCCAATCATATGAGTGTGTTATAACTGGAAAATGTGAAACTTTAGGATCAGATTGCGCTGTAGGATATGTATGGAAAATGGTAAACACTGTTTTAATGAAAGAATTATCTAAAATAACTTTAGCTGATTTACTTGAAATTGGAAAAAAATTAGAATTAATGGGAGGCAATACAGTTGAAGAAAAGATTAATAATGCTGATGAGCGGGGGAGTTGA